A stretch of Acidobacteriota bacterium DNA encodes these proteins:
- the thiL gene encoding thiamine-phosphate kinase, which yields MTITELGERALIARLRARMPSPPDWVVTGIGDDAAVLQPERGMVDVVTTDAMVEDIHFRRAWSAPEDIGHKALAVNLSDLAAMGAAPRALLLSLALPETLPLDDFDRILDGFLALAAQARVPLVGGNITRSPGPVVINVTAIGVARPRRILRRSGARPGDRLYVTGRLGAAATGLALRESGADLAGLDDDGRACVSKYDRPDARLRTGQIVAHNRAASACMDLSDGLADALTQVAEASACGVEVLGDALPLHPGALAWAAATGADAPGLALSGGEDYELLFAVPRRRTRLFLAAIRQAGETSVTEIGVCTKERATCVVAGGARADLPTGFSHF from the coding sequence GTGACCATCACTGAACTGGGAGAACGCGCCCTGATCGCGCGGCTTCGGGCCCGCATGCCTTCCCCGCCCGACTGGGTGGTCACAGGCATTGGCGATGATGCGGCCGTGCTGCAGCCTGAACGCGGCATGGTGGATGTCGTCACTACCGACGCGATGGTGGAAGACATCCACTTCCGCCGGGCCTGGTCGGCACCTGAGGACATCGGACACAAGGCATTGGCCGTCAATCTGAGCGACCTCGCAGCCATGGGCGCCGCACCGCGCGCACTCCTGCTGTCACTCGCGTTGCCCGAAACGCTGCCGCTCGATGACTTCGATCGCATCCTGGACGGATTCCTGGCGCTCGCCGCTCAGGCACGGGTGCCGCTGGTGGGTGGCAACATCACCCGGTCGCCGGGCCCAGTCGTGATTAACGTGACGGCCATCGGCGTGGCGCGGCCCCGGCGCATCCTGCGCCGCTCGGGCGCTCGCCCGGGCGACCGACTCTATGTCACGGGGCGTCTCGGCGCGGCCGCGACGGGCCTCGCCCTGCGTGAATCCGGAGCCGACCTCGCCGGGCTCGATGACGACGGGCGCGCCTGCGTGTCGAAGTACGACCGGCCTGACGCGCGCCTGCGCACGGGTCAGATTGTGGCGCATAACCGCGCGGCGTCGGCCTGCATGGATCTGTCGGACGGCCTCGCAGACGCGCTCACCCAGGTTGCCGAAGCGAGCGCCTGCGGCGTGGAAGTATTGGGCGACGCGCTGCCCCTGCACCCGGGTGCCCTCGCCTGGGCCGCAGCCACGGGCGCCGATGCCCCAGGACTGGCGCTCTCTGGTGGCGAAGACTACGAGCTGCTGTTCGCCGTCCCCAGGCGCCGCACACGATTGTTTCTGGCCGCAATTCGACAGGCCGGCGAAACCAGCGTCACCGAAATCGGCGTGTGTACAAAGGAACGGGCGACGTGCGTGGTGGCCGGTGGCGCGCGCGCCGACCTGCCGACCGGCTTCTCACATTTCTGA
- a CDS encoding site-specific integrase: MLHGLPKPTKEVPTLEEFAQRFLDGYARANRQKPSGIAAKETILNRHLIPMLGSRRLDTITTESVQDLKRELRMKSPKTVNNVLTVLGVLTKKAVEWGVIEKVPCTIRLLAVPTPSMAFHDFDDYERLVEAADGLGPDTSLIVLLGGDAGLRLGEILALEWTDVDFHKGQLCVEHSQWKGHLTTTKGGRLRHVPMTERLAIAMKAHRHLRGKQVLVQASGEPLTMKIVQSWVARAARIAGVRPGVHILRHTFCSRLAMLGAPARAIQELAGHQDLKTTQRYMHLSPAAVEGAIRLLDAPRTGSAFGNMLATGSTESANITR; this comes from the coding sequence GTGCTCCATGGCCTCCCGAAACCCACGAAGGAGGTTCCAACGCTTGAAGAATTTGCGCAGAGGTTCCTGGATGGCTACGCGCGGGCCAATCGTCAGAAGCCGAGCGGGATTGCCGCCAAGGAGACGATCCTGAATCGGCACCTGATTCCGATGTTAGGAAGTCGACGACTCGACACGATCACCACGGAATCGGTGCAGGATCTGAAGCGCGAACTGCGGATGAAGTCACCCAAGACCGTGAACAACGTGCTCACAGTGTTGGGCGTGCTGACCAAGAAGGCGGTCGAATGGGGCGTCATTGAGAAGGTGCCCTGCACGATTCGATTGCTGGCCGTTCCGACGCCGTCGATGGCGTTCCATGACTTCGACGACTACGAGCGACTGGTTGAGGCAGCCGACGGGCTGGGACCTGACACATCCCTTATCGTGCTCCTCGGTGGAGACGCTGGGCTGAGGTTGGGGGAAATCCTGGCGCTCGAATGGACGGATGTCGACTTCCACAAGGGTCAACTCTGCGTGGAGCACTCGCAATGGAAAGGGCATCTCACCACGACGAAAGGAGGCCGGTTGCGACACGTGCCGATGACGGAGCGCCTGGCGATCGCCATGAAAGCGCATCGTCACCTGCGTGGCAAACAGGTATTGGTCCAGGCGAGTGGGGAACCCCTCACGATGAAGATCGTGCAGAGTTGGGTAGCCCGCGCGGCCCGAATAGCGGGGGTGCGGCCTGGGGTGCATATCCTCCGACACACGTTCTGTTCTCGTCTAGCGATGTTGGGCGCCCCGGCGAGGGCAATTCAAGAACTCGCGGGGCATCAGGATCTGAAGACGACACAGCGTTACATGCACCTGAGCCCGGCCGCGGTTGAAGGAGCGATTCGGCTTCTCGATGCACCGAGAACCGGCTCGGCCTTTGGCAACATGTTGGCAACGGGTTCTACCGAGTCCGCTAACATCACTCGGTAG
- a CDS encoding 3D domain-containing protein, whose product MSFRLSRSLRMKLLATGAAGVLFLAIYEGVMMDSRTALVETASETAAPSPGRLLRFDVTAYCKGETTASGVKVRPGIAASDPALLPAGSIIRIEGVPEAYEGIYTVLDTGPEVQGRELDIYIWSCFEALDFGRRKAAVTVLRMGWDPKASVH is encoded by the coding sequence ATGTCGTTCCGCCTGTCCCGGTCTCTGCGGATGAAGCTGCTGGCCACCGGCGCCGCCGGCGTCCTGTTTCTCGCCATCTACGAGGGCGTGATGATGGATTCGCGCACGGCCCTCGTCGAGACGGCCAGCGAAACTGCGGCACCATCCCCCGGCCGCCTGTTGCGGTTTGACGTGACCGCCTACTGCAAGGGCGAAACGACCGCATCCGGCGTCAAGGTCAGGCCAGGCATCGCCGCATCCGACCCCGCCTTGCTCCCGGCCGGGTCAATCATCCGGATCGAGGGGGTGCCGGAGGCCTACGAAGGCATCTACACCGTGCTCGACACAGGCCCAGAGGTGCAGGGGCGGGAACTGGACATCTACATCTGGAGCTGCTTCGAGGCACTCGATTTCGGCCGCCGCAAGGCCGCCGTCACCGTCCTCCGCATGGGCTGGGACCCGAAAGCCTCGGTTCACTAG
- the rplT gene encoding 50S ribosomal protein L20 produces the protein MPRVKRGTVRVAKRKKLLKRAKGYFLNKSKLYRSAKESVDKALNYAFVGRRRKKRDYRQLWVVRINAAARENGLTYGQLINGLKAATIALDRKSLAELAVNHPAAFAKVAAQAKANQPATATKSNKGTRAPRSVAAS, from the coding sequence ATGCCGCGCGTTAAGAGAGGAACCGTCCGCGTCGCCAAGCGCAAGAAGCTGCTGAAGCGCGCCAAGGGCTACTTCCTCAATAAGAGCAAGTTGTACCGCTCCGCCAAGGAGTCTGTTGATAAGGCCCTCAACTACGCCTTCGTGGGCCGTCGCCGCAAGAAGCGCGACTACCGCCAGCTGTGGGTGGTGCGCATCAACGCCGCCGCTCGCGAAAACGGGCTGACCTACGGACAGCTGATCAACGGCCTGAAGGCCGCCACGATCGCGCTGGATCGCAAGAGCCTGGCCGAACTGGCGGTCAACCACCCGGCGGCCTTCGCCAAGGTGGCGGCACAGGCCAAGGCCAACCAGCCGGCGACCGCGACCAAGTCCAACAAGGGCACACGCGCGCCGCGGTCCGTCGCCGCGTCCTGA
- the pheS gene encoding phenylalanine--tRNA ligase subunit alpha — MAASSIEDLSRQFRAALDAASSPADLKALRDDFLSRKQGRVTALVKSIATAPPEERRSLGSMANALKQEIEQALDARDAAVLATARPKDAVDVSLPARRPWVGRRHPLTQVRERVEDIFMAMGYQVIAGPEIEDDWHNFEALNMPAAHPARDMQDTLYLSSPVPVPDNGRAATLLRTHTSGMQIRYMESHDPPVRIIAPGRVYRRDNFDATHTPMFTQVEGLVVDTHISLGDLKGTLNAFAEEFFDARVATRFRPSFFPYTEPSAELDVECQGCSGRGCGLCKHTGWIEILGCGMVHPAVFEAVGYDANRYTGFAFGMGIERLALRLYGVDDIRMFYENDLRFLEQIAL, encoded by the coding sequence ATGGCTGCCTCGTCCATCGAAGATCTCTCCCGTCAATTTCGCGCCGCGCTCGACGCGGCGTCGTCTCCCGCCGATCTCAAAGCACTGCGCGACGACTTCCTGAGCCGCAAACAGGGGCGCGTCACCGCGCTCGTCAAGTCGATCGCAACCGCGCCGCCCGAAGAGCGGCGATCCCTGGGATCGATGGCCAACGCCCTGAAGCAGGAAATTGAGCAGGCGCTCGACGCGCGCGATGCCGCGGTGCTGGCCACCGCGCGCCCGAAAGATGCCGTGGACGTCTCGCTGCCGGCCAGGCGCCCGTGGGTGGGCCGCCGGCATCCGCTCACGCAGGTGCGCGAGCGGGTGGAAGACATCTTCATGGCCATGGGCTATCAGGTCATTGCGGGCCCGGAGATCGAAGACGACTGGCACAACTTCGAGGCGCTCAACATGCCCGCCGCGCATCCGGCGCGCGACATGCAGGACACGTTGTATCTGTCGTCACCGGTGCCGGTACCAGACAACGGCCGCGCGGCCACGCTGCTGCGCACACACACGTCAGGCATGCAGATTCGATACATGGAATCTCATGACCCGCCGGTGCGGATCATCGCGCCAGGGCGCGTGTACCGGCGCGACAACTTCGACGCCACCCACACCCCGATGTTCACACAGGTCGAAGGCCTCGTGGTGGATACACACATCAGCCTGGGAGACCTCAAGGGCACGCTGAACGCATTCGCAGAAGAATTCTTCGACGCCAGAGTGGCCACACGATTCCGGCCGAGCTTCTTTCCGTACACCGAGCCGTCCGCCGAACTCGACGTCGAGTGCCAGGGCTGCAGCGGGCGCGGCTGCGGGTTGTGCAAACACACCGGGTGGATTGAAATCCTCGGCTGCGGCATGGTGCACCCGGCCGTGTTCGAGGCCGTCGGATACGACGCCAACCGCTACACCGGGTTCGCCTTCGGCATGGGCATCGAGCGTCTCGCGCTGCGCCTGTACGGCGTGGATGACATCCGGATGTTCTACGAAAACGACCTCCGATTCCTTGAGCAGATCGCACTATGA
- a CDS encoding cell division protein ZapA — protein MGTRVVTVEIHGQRYAVKSDLDQAYIAELATYLDRKMRMAADELASADTLRVAIIAALNLADELYRARAASGEADSRVLEKTVEIERLVDTVLGAQRRIAV, from the coding sequence ATGGGCACACGCGTCGTCACCGTCGAGATTCACGGCCAGCGGTACGCTGTGAAGAGCGATCTGGATCAGGCCTACATCGCCGAATTGGCGACGTACCTCGACCGGAAGATGCGTATGGCCGCCGACGAGTTGGCCAGCGCCGACACGTTGCGCGTGGCGATCATCGCGGCGTTGAATCTGGCAGACGAACTGTATCGCGCCCGCGCCGCCAGCGGCGAAGCCGACAGCCGCGTGCTGGAAAAAACTGTTGAGATCGAGCGCCTCGTAGATACGGTTCTGGGTGCGCAACGCCGCATTGCGGTGTAG
- the pheT gene encoding phenylalanine--tRNA ligase subunit beta: protein MKAPVSWMREFADLPASASVNDIAAAVAGVGFEVAGIEGDVIDFEITANRPDCLSVRGLAREAATAFAVQSPGSKVQGPDLGGRVFRPDGAAGSKEPASENPFVPVNIESELCGRYALAIADVTVGPSPAWLADRLTACGIRPINNVVDVTNYVLLEMGQPMHAFDVARLAGPEIRVRMARVGETLTTLDRQSRTLDASMLVIADGARAVAIAGVMGGATSEVSASTTRIALESAWFQPASVRTTSKRLGLKTEASARFERGADLEAATAGLACALDLLERIGAGRRVGGITDRYPSPAADRDLVLLRSRLDRLLGDQVPDADVMRILTSLGFGVTPANTDWLVRVPSWRVDVAREADLIEEVGRHWGVNRVPATFPALRTPPHRADAAVLRARRIRRLLCGAGLQEAVTFTFIEQVAAEPFVAGPASLVTIANPLSEKFAVLRPSMLPGLLDALSYNRRRDIADVRLFEAGSVFSTQGERQRVGWVLAGARQVHWSQPAAEVDLFDALGVAELLTDAFGVTCRSEPAADVPWCVPGRAASLLVDVAGTSRRVGVVGQLLQSLTSARGLPAGVTVVAGELDLDQLVALQGADAAPRRVTPLPRHPSVQRDLSILIDAGLPAAAVRGTIRASAPATLVDVREFDRYHGKGVPTGQVSLSLRLTFRDRDRTLTDAEVQQAVEAIIEALARTHGTTLRGN, encoded by the coding sequence ATGAAGGCCCCTGTCAGCTGGATGCGTGAATTCGCCGACCTCCCAGCGTCGGCAAGCGTGAACGACATCGCGGCCGCAGTGGCCGGCGTCGGATTCGAGGTGGCCGGCATCGAAGGCGACGTGATCGACTTCGAGATCACCGCCAACCGCCCGGACTGCCTCAGTGTTCGCGGGCTGGCGCGCGAGGCGGCCACCGCCTTCGCGGTCCAGAGTCCAGGGTCCAAGGTCCAGGGGCCAGACCTCGGAGGTCGGGTCTTTAGACCCGACGGAGCCGCCGGCTCTAAAGAGCCGGCCTCCGAAAACCCATTCGTCCCCGTAAACATAGAATCGGAACTGTGCGGACGGTATGCGCTGGCGATTGCCGACGTCACGGTCGGCCCATCGCCGGCGTGGCTGGCGGATCGGCTGACCGCGTGCGGGATTCGGCCGATCAACAACGTGGTGGACGTCACCAACTACGTGCTGCTTGAGATGGGCCAGCCGATGCACGCGTTCGACGTGGCACGCCTCGCGGGGCCGGAGATTCGCGTGCGAATGGCGCGCGTCGGAGAAACCCTCACCACACTCGATCGGCAGTCCCGCACACTTGATGCGTCAATGCTCGTCATCGCTGACGGCGCGCGCGCGGTAGCCATCGCCGGAGTCATGGGCGGCGCCACGTCGGAAGTCTCCGCGTCCACCACCCGCATCGCGTTGGAAAGCGCGTGGTTCCAGCCGGCATCCGTCCGCACCACCAGCAAGCGGCTGGGGTTGAAGACCGAAGCGTCCGCCAGGTTCGAACGCGGCGCCGACCTTGAGGCGGCCACTGCCGGCCTGGCCTGCGCGTTGGACCTGCTCGAGCGCATCGGCGCGGGGCGTCGCGTCGGCGGGATTACAGACCGTTACCCATCGCCGGCCGCTGATCGCGATCTCGTCCTTCTGCGCTCGCGTCTGGACCGCTTGCTCGGCGACCAGGTCCCGGATGCAGACGTGATGCGCATTCTCACGAGCCTGGGATTTGGCGTCACGCCCGCGAACACCGACTGGCTCGTGCGCGTGCCGAGTTGGCGTGTGGACGTGGCCCGCGAAGCGGACTTGATCGAAGAAGTCGGCCGCCACTGGGGCGTCAATCGCGTGCCTGCGACGTTCCCCGCACTTCGAACACCTCCGCACCGCGCGGACGCCGCGGTACTGCGCGCAAGGCGCATCCGGCGGTTGCTCTGCGGCGCGGGCCTGCAGGAGGCCGTGACCTTCACATTCATCGAGCAGGTTGCCGCCGAACCGTTTGTCGCCGGCCCTGCATCGCTTGTCACCATCGCGAACCCGCTGTCGGAAAAATTCGCGGTGCTTCGACCGTCGATGCTGCCCGGCCTGCTCGACGCGCTCAGCTACAACCGGCGTCGCGATATCGCCGACGTGCGGCTGTTCGAAGCCGGCTCCGTGTTCTCGACGCAGGGCGAACGGCAACGCGTGGGCTGGGTGCTCGCGGGCGCGCGGCAGGTGCATTGGAGCCAGCCGGCGGCGGAGGTCGATCTGTTTGATGCACTCGGCGTTGCCGAGTTGTTGACCGACGCCTTCGGTGTCACCTGTCGATCGGAACCAGCCGCAGACGTGCCGTGGTGTGTACCGGGGCGGGCCGCATCGCTGCTTGTGGATGTTGCGGGCACATCCCGGCGTGTGGGTGTCGTCGGTCAGTTGCTGCAGAGCCTCACCTCTGCGCGCGGTCTGCCGGCCGGAGTCACGGTGGTGGCCGGTGAGTTGGATCTGGACCAACTGGTTGCCCTCCAGGGGGCAGACGCCGCGCCGCGGCGCGTGACTCCCCTGCCGCGCCACCCATCGGTGCAACGCGACTTGTCGATCCTCATCGACGCCGGCTTGCCTGCTGCGGCGGTTCGTGGCACGATTCGAGCCAGCGCACCCGCCACGCTGGTGGATGTGCGCGAGTTCGATCGGTATCACGGCAAGGGTGTGCCCACCGGTCAAGTCAGCCTGTCGCTGCGGCTGACATTTCGCGATCGGGACCGCACGCTGACCGACGCTGAAGTGCAACAGGCGGTTGAGGCCATCATCGAGGCCCTGGCCCGGACACATGGAACGACCCTGCGCGGCAACTGA
- the rpmI gene encoding 50S ribosomal protein L35 — MPKLKSHRGAAKRFKKTATGKFTRSKAFKRHILTSKTTKSKRQMRGSHVVDKTDAPRLKRMLPYD, encoded by the coding sequence ATGCCGAAGTTGAAGAGTCATCGGGGCGCCGCAAAGCGCTTCAAAAAAACTGCCACCGGTAAGTTCACGAGGTCCAAGGCGTTCAAGCGCCACATCCTCACGAGCAAAACCACCAAGAGCAAGCGCCAGATGCGCGGGTCGCACGTTGTCGACAAGACAGATGCCCCCCGTCTGAAGCGCATGCTGCCGTACGACTGA
- a CDS encoding translation initiation factor IF-3 yields MAYDRGPRRDDRVRTNERIRVREIRVIDDNGEQLGIMPPPQAVAIARAKGLDLVEISPTAVPPVCRIMDFGKYQYEQQKRTRAAKKHQKVIEVKEIKFRPKVDEHDYQFKKKHIERFLEDGDKVKATVFFRGREMAHPEIGRRILERLTGELGDMVVIESMPLKEGNQMHTILAPRPGMKKAKPATDSKDSKDVKEAREARPVEGTSGDVRSE; encoded by the coding sequence ATAGCCTACGACCGAGGTCCCCGACGCGACGACCGCGTACGGACCAATGAACGAATCCGGGTTCGTGAAATTCGGGTGATCGACGATAACGGCGAACAGCTGGGGATCATGCCGCCGCCACAGGCCGTCGCAATCGCGCGGGCCAAGGGGCTGGATTTGGTGGAAATTTCACCAACGGCGGTGCCTCCGGTGTGTCGCATCATGGACTTCGGCAAGTACCAGTACGAGCAACAGAAGCGTACGCGGGCGGCCAAGAAGCACCAGAAGGTCATCGAGGTCAAGGAGATCAAGTTCAGGCCGAAGGTGGACGAACACGACTACCAGTTCAAGAAGAAGCACATCGAGCGGTTTCTTGAGGACGGCGACAAGGTCAAGGCGACGGTATTTTTTCGTGGCCGCGAAATGGCCCACCCGGAGATTGGCCGCCGCATCCTGGAACGCCTGACCGGTGAACTGGGCGACATGGTGGTGATTGAGTCGATGCCGTTGAAGGAAGGCAACCAGATGCACACCATTCTGGCGCCCCGGCCCGGCATGAAAAAGGCGAAGCCGGCGACGGATTCGAAAGACTCGAAGGACGTGAAAGAGGCCAGGGAAGCCCGGCCCGTGGAAGGCACATCAGGGGATGTGCGATCGGAGTGA
- a CDS encoding transglycosylase SLT domain-containing protein yields MRFLPLAFGLSLVAALGAQDRLWLAPTPADARPNAIATALAHLEDGKPALALPALRRSIGQPVVGRYVRLQLGRAELADKQFDNAAASAAAVLATKPEGYLLEQALWLAADAAEARLAWTDATKALATLTTQPLVASSMAKALYRLGLAAREAGQLDSAVKALTRIHDEFPSSPEASDATKALLSLAPSFQAATAERLTVAMSRAHQLYAARQYPEARIAYEGVRPLAGKIDRDLVDLRLAQCDARLKRYPAALAALDAYIAGGGTNRDEAEYFRVGVLRDMGRHAEYLRDVRAFVDRGRDPVFVESALNDLGTHFILADDDGKAAAVFTEQYDRFPTGAFAGRAAWKAGWWAFSSGNYAQTVRLFESAAQGLRRADYRSGWVYWAARANERLGHRERAVAGYQQTMADYGNSYYGREAERVLGQMLAASRPTAAGAVKPVRRESRVAFAPGAPPSNVPLIQALLTSQLYADAAGELQRVQRLEGNSPLIEATLAYALNRDGELRLGISAMKRAYPQYMADGGETLPRELLTVLFPVAYWDLIQKHSALHKLDPYLVAALVAQESTFDPEIRSAADAWGLMQILPSTGRQYARSLKIRPFNTASLTKPEINVRIGTTYFADLVKRFGGVAPALASYNAGESRVSRWLAERPGVDRDEFIDGIPFPETQGYVKKILGTAEDYRLLYRRTPAATPRR; encoded by the coding sequence ATGCGATTCCTCCCACTGGCGTTCGGTCTCTCGCTGGTGGCGGCGCTTGGTGCGCAGGACCGACTCTGGCTGGCACCAACGCCGGCAGACGCCCGGCCCAATGCGATTGCCACGGCGCTCGCACACCTCGAAGACGGCAAACCCGCCCTCGCACTACCCGCACTGCGACGCTCTATCGGCCAACCGGTCGTCGGGCGCTACGTTCGGCTGCAACTGGGACGAGCCGAACTGGCCGACAAACAATTCGACAACGCGGCCGCCTCCGCTGCGGCCGTTCTCGCCACCAAACCAGAAGGCTATTTGCTCGAACAGGCGCTGTGGCTGGCGGCCGACGCGGCCGAAGCACGACTGGCCTGGACTGACGCGACCAAAGCGCTGGCGACGCTCACCACCCAACCACTCGTCGCATCGTCAATGGCGAAGGCGTTGTACCGCCTGGGCCTGGCAGCACGGGAAGCGGGGCAGCTCGACAGTGCCGTGAAGGCGTTGACGCGCATCCACGACGAATTCCCCTCGTCTCCAGAAGCGTCTGACGCGACCAAAGCGCTCCTGAGCCTGGCGCCGTCATTCCAGGCGGCCACCGCCGAACGTCTGACCGTTGCCATGAGCCGCGCACACCAGTTGTATGCGGCGCGGCAGTATCCCGAGGCGCGCATCGCGTATGAAGGCGTGCGGCCGCTGGCCGGCAAGATCGATCGCGACCTCGTGGACCTGCGATTGGCGCAGTGCGACGCGCGCCTGAAGCGGTATCCCGCGGCACTCGCGGCGCTCGACGCCTACATTGCCGGCGGCGGCACCAATCGCGACGAAGCCGAGTACTTCAGAGTGGGTGTGCTCCGCGATATGGGACGCCACGCAGAGTACCTGCGCGACGTCCGCGCGTTTGTCGATCGCGGCCGCGACCCGGTCTTCGTCGAATCCGCCCTCAACGATCTGGGCACGCACTTCATCCTGGCCGATGACGATGGGAAGGCCGCGGCGGTGTTTACGGAGCAGTACGATCGCTTCCCCACGGGCGCGTTTGCCGGTCGTGCAGCCTGGAAGGCCGGGTGGTGGGCGTTCTCGAGCGGGAACTACGCCCAGACCGTGCGCCTCTTCGAAAGCGCCGCGCAGGGGCTGCGTCGCGCCGACTATCGTTCTGGCTGGGTCTACTGGGCGGCACGCGCGAATGAGCGCCTTGGCCACCGTGAGCGCGCGGTGGCCGGCTACCAGCAGACGATGGCCGATTACGGCAATTCGTATTACGGCCGTGAAGCCGAACGCGTCCTCGGTCAGATGCTCGCGGCATCGCGCCCCACGGCCGCAGGGGCGGTGAAGCCGGTGCGCCGCGAATCACGAGTGGCGTTTGCCCCAGGCGCGCCGCCAAGCAATGTTCCGCTCATCCAGGCGCTCCTGACGTCGCAACTCTATGCCGATGCTGCCGGCGAACTGCAGCGAGTCCAGCGGCTCGAGGGCAACTCGCCGCTGATTGAGGCCACCCTTGCGTATGCCTTGAACCGCGACGGGGAATTGCGCCTCGGCATCAGCGCCATGAAGCGCGCCTACCCGCAATACATGGCGGATGGCGGGGAAACGCTGCCGCGCGAATTACTCACGGTCCTGTTCCCGGTGGCCTATTGGGATCTCATTCAGAAGCACTCCGCGCTCCACAAACTGGATCCGTATCTGGTGGCGGCGCTCGTCGCGCAGGAATCCACGTTCGACCCCGAGATCCGGTCGGCCGCTGACGCGTGGGGCCTGATGCAGATTCTGCCCTCCACCGGCCGGCAGTATGCCCGCTCGTTGAAGATCCGGCCGTTCAACACCGCCAGCCTGACCAAGCCCGAAATCAACGTGCGCATCGGCACCACGTACTTCGCTGACCTGGTCAAACGTTTCGGCGGCGTCGCGCCGGCGCTGGCGTCGTACAACGCCGGAGAAAGCCGCGTGTCGCGCTGGCTGGCCGAACGACCGGGCGTCGATCGCGACGAGTTCATCGACGGCATTCCGTTCCCCGAAACACAGGGCTACGTGAAGAAAATCCTCGGCACCGCCGAGGACTACCGGCTGCTGTATCGCCGCACGCCGGCCGCCACTCCCCGGCGCTAG